ttggttaAAATCAAGAAATTCAAAACATTGTGAAAACACTGAGAAAACCAAGGTGAAACACTGTCAACTGTcatttttttaactagttttacggctctgggttctagcccttttgagcctaTTGTCAATGTCATTACCCACAgtaccaaagagtatgtaaccactacgctatTACCTATACATAAAGTACAATATTCTGTcaaccattttgaaattatcgTTATAATTAACGAACCTCTTATTACGAGCctgctgatagacagacggaatACGGACGGATAGCAGagtaataaggtcccgttggcaccctaaaAAGGCCTCGGGCGAGTGCTTGTTGTACTTCTTTCCATAGAGCGCCATACATTTTGTCTTCACAGCTGCAGCGTCCCATCCACGCGCCTCGGGCGCTTGCTGTGTTAGTTCCCGAAGGTTTCAAATAGCCGCGTCAAAGCCAAAACCAGAAAACTGAaattataaaaccggccaagtgcgagtcaggctcgcgcaccgagggttgcgtactacagtcgtattttttcgacatattgcacgataaatcaaaaactatgatgcataaaaataaataaaaatctgttttaaaatgcacaggtgaagccctttcatataataccccacttgatgtaacTAGTTATCTTACcttgaaaatacaaatattttgttcatgaccattttttaaccacaaattcacggttttcagattttccccttttgtctgttataacttataagacctacccacctgccaaacatgattctacgtcaacgggaagtaccctgtatttttcttgacagacagacataacaaattgatcctataagggttccgtttttccttttgaggtacggaaccctaaaaatagaccctgccgggaattgaacccgtaGCTCCCACTTGCGTAAGTCACAACGCGAGGAACGTCATCGTCAGGATGTCTCATGTTGTGCCTAAGTTCAATGGTCAAATGATTCATGactttgatattattattttgatttgaattttgtatgctgttttaattaaatacttacacaGTTAGTGATTCATTATTGATTGTTTAGATACTTACTACTGCAGATTGCAGAATATGTAGTTATTATTGATGACTGATAAGCGATAATTATTGTTCATACAAAACTCGCAAACGTTTCTAGAATATAGATATAAAAGATAGGGATACGTAGTAACAAAACCAATTTTTGAtatgatgcgtaaaaaatgactcctcccgcgccattttaacttatgtgtcaaatttcatgtcaaactcaaaagtacgattttagtccctattttaaaagtgaaccgtacttttgacaataCTGTAgacctatagagttaaaatggcgcgtgaggagacATTTTGAACGGACTGTAAGTAAGAAAAGATAAGAAAAATcacagcagattttttttatctttatacctaagaataagaacctattttatagttttttttatttacacaataacaaaaaaatcataaatacTTTAATAGCTGTATTTATAATTTAGTTTCAAGGCtacaaaaatacaataattaggAACTTATAAAATAGTAAATTTATCTACTAGTCATCTAAGCTATTATGGCTTATATCATTGTTAAAATACGACTTGCTTACACCTTCCTCCAAAAGTTGTAGGAGTTTATCAAAAACGAGTTTACGTGCATCTATCGCCCACAAAAAGTCAACGTGGTTAAACTCCTTTAACGGCACTATGTAATGGTCGATTGGGTTAGCTAATTGGACGTATAAGTTTGTGACATCGGTATCACTCGCCAGCCAATCATTCTCGGCACCGAACAGGGCAATTGGTAACGTGATTTTGTGTAAAGGATATTCTGGCGGTGCCAATGTGTCGTACTGTCTTAAATTTCCCTCGGGGCCGTAATCAAATTGTTGGAAACGTCCGGCGTTTTTGATCTCCTGTGCGTAATGCACCAATGTTTTGGTAGACGCACCAGCAGGAACGTGGCTCAATATAATCGGCAGAAGACTGCGATTGAACTGCTGTGCGTCGTGGCCACACAAGACGAACAACGAATTCTCACATATCGCTTCCTCATAGTGATTTATTTCACAAGCATGCTTCGACAACCACCGAAGAACAGAGTTTTGTGGTAAAAATTCATTCGCACCGAGAATTTTTAACAGATATTCCAAATTATCACTGTATTTCGCAAGTAAACGAATTGGACTTTTAATGTCGGTCATAAAGGCAACAGGTGCTAACGCAAAGCCGGCTCTCAAAACTTTATTGTAATGTGTTTTTGTAGAGAGCATCGCGAATAAAATGGTAGTCCCCATCGAGTGACCGACGTAGTTTATTTTCACGTCCCATCCTTTGATATCCATGATATAATCTATAACTGCGGGCAAGTCGTATTGGCTGACTTCGTGGAATGTGAAATTCCAAAAGGCAAAAGTATCGGCGTTCAAAGACATGTGCGCTCTGGAATATGTATTGCCACGGACGTTTGCTAGCCAGACATCGTAGCCTGCCTCGGACAGAATGTAGGCGAGACCTTTCTCGGGTCCCGCTAAGATCCAATCCGCTGAACTGCCGAGAAGACCGTGATGCAATAGAACCGTTTTCCTAGGGCTCACTCTACTTGTAGCATTTCGGGAATAAGGTATCCTGTGAACTGTAAGAATATATCCGTCCTCAGTGACTATGGTATGTGATTCTGAAACATACCCGTGCAACGCTATCAGTTGTGGAGTAGTCATTTGGATACTGGGATCTTTATCATTACACTTATATTCAAGCTTTTCTGGAGCGATAACGTCGAAAACCTTTTGATCCTTCGCTTCCGCCTCGTCTACATAGTCCTTAAACTTCCTTTTTATCCTCTCTTGGTTATCAGTTAGAATTGTTTCGGAGTGATTGTTGAAGCCGAGATAAGAGGTTATTCTGTTTCTTACATTTTCGACGTAGAATTGCTTTAAACTGCGCCCCTTTGACCGCACGTAGTTAGTCACTTGAGATGTTTTGTCTGCTAAAGTATTGACTATGTTTTGAGGAAACCAGTCGACATATCTGCCTTCGCTGCATTGTGTGAGAACAATTAATGTAAACACAATTATTGAGAGCTTCATGTCGACGCAGGAGCGTGCGGCGAACGATGCCCGCGCAACGCAACTGAACTGACTACTGACTGAAGCTATTATTGGGTCACATACGTTTTATCCCATTGCAGAGGGTCAAGGGTGATACTGACATGAGTCATGAACTAAACTAGATAGACGAAAAAAAGCTATTTATTGCTATCTAATAGcaaaaataacttaattaaaCATAATGATTCACAACAATTATTACGTAATTTAAGTAACTTGATAATTTGACctattaggtatctacctatttatctTCAAACAAtgtttatgtataaaaatgcgATATCTCTGCTACCTATcttaaatacctacatttttgttttgttacttCTATTAAACCAAAATAGATACCATGATtgattaaaatgattttaaaatgcTAGGtagatacgagtaggtatgacatGATCAACCtttcgccggctcattacagagcacgggtctcctctcagaaagaagggttttgaccatagtctaccactttgcatgaattttcaaaaatcctttcttagcggatgcctatgtcataatagctatctgcatgccaaagttcagcccgatccgtccagtagtttgagctgtgcgttgatagatcagtcagtcagtcagtcagtcaccttttccttttatatatttagataatcttatgtacctactaagaaattgtccattgACGCATCTTTAAGTGTTTCTTGATTGATGAGAAACTTTGTTCACTTGTTCTTTAAGCACAGCTTTCACAAAAAGCTTAGGCCTTTTATATCGAAGAAGACCaaccatttttaattattttaaggcACTGCATCAGTACAATAATTTCACTTGTTCGCACAGTTCTTCAAAATTTTCAACTCCCCATTTTCTCAGTTCCTTTTCTAATTGTTCTGTTTGAAGAGTGTAAAATTCTTCATTGCCTAAAACAATCATTCAAAGATTGCACTGATGCGGTAGTGTTAGGCCCggtctccacctaagcggagcggagaggagatggtGTATAGTCAACCAATCCGATTTAcaaaagatgacgtgataattttttcaagtcatcCTAAGTTTGTAGCTGGAAACACACTTTCATCATCATTCCGGATTTTCCGGATCAAACCggattttgataatttaaattcaaatttacggattttaaaacgcaccccaccgtggtgcgcgctagctcttaatcactacccatattataaatgcgaaagtgtgtttgtttgttgctttgtccttcagtcacatcgcaatggagcaacggatcgacgttttttgcatgggtatagttaaatacctggagagcgATTTTGCGTCAAAATAGCCTAACATCTGTTATATTATCGTTGATTTGGGATCAAACTGAGAGTccgtcactctagttcactctactATTATATGCACGTCAAACACGCGCTATCAATAATACAATGATTCCGTGATGACTGATGAGTGATTCACTTACGCGCTTACTACGATAGCAAATGgctttaaataaatagtaattaattacttaataataagctAATTAGTTTTTCTTCAAAAGTCATTCGTTCATTAATCATTACCcctattgtatgtatgtatgtatatactttattgcaccacagaaacacaaatgacaggttacaaaaagaaatcttaataagtaggtacaaaaaggcggtcttatcgctaaatagcgatctcttccagacaaccttaacgctagggaaaaaacgaacaaatggacaatgggaggtggtgtaaaataaacctaaataccaatagctaaataaactaaaccatataataagaatataaaataataaataaataaataaataaataagcctttattaTTCTGAGGGTTCACTATTTACAATTTGTTGATTTAAACAATTACATTATTAAACTAGTAAGTATATATAGCAAGTTGCGTCTTCGGTAGCCGTTTTAGCTCCTCAGTGTCTtccgacataggcctcctccattccCTTCCAAATTGTTCTGTCTCTGGCTTTTCTCTGCCATGTAGCCCCTGCTACAGACTTAATGTCATCTGCCCATCTGAGATGTTGCCGTCCCCTTTTACGCTTACCATCCCTTGGGTACCAATCTGTTATATCATCAGTCCACTTTTGTGTTTTGCTTCTTACCATGTGACCGGCCCATCTCCATTTTTGTTCTCTTATTTTCCTTTTTACAtcataaatttttgttttggctctaaTGGTGACTAGTCTCTGCCTATCACTCCTCCTAGTATGCAAAATACTTCTTTCTATTCCGTGTTGGCATGTTTCCAGTTTTTCCATGTTTCTTTTTGTCAGAGCCCACGTTTGGCATCCGTAGATCATGCACGGCAAGATACAAGTATCGTGTAATTTGCTCTTGGCTGCCATTGGTATACCTCTGTTTTTCATTATGTCCCTAAGAGACCAAAATCTTTTCCATGTGTTACAGACTCGTCTGTCTacttctttgtttgtttgatcaTATGGTGATATAATTTGACCTAGATACACGTATTCATCAACGTATTCTATTTCTAAATCGTTGACGTATATTTTGTCCTTCTTTGAGTTACTCATAATCTTTGTTTTAGATGTATTCATGGTAAGCCCTACTTTTCCACTTTCGACAGCTAATTGTTGTAACATTATTTCTAGAGTCTTAACATCCTCTGCAAAAATGACTAGGTCATCAGCGAATCTTAAATGATTGAGCTTGACGCCATTTATATTGATGCCAAAAGATTCCCAGTGTAAGTTTTTGAAGACGTTCTCTAGTGTGGCTGCAAATAGTTTAGGTGAGAGCGGGTCACCTTGTCTAacacctttatttattttaaaccattCTCCTGTACTCTCTAAGCGTACTCTCGACATACTGTTCTTGtatatgttttttattaagtTGATGTATTTGTTGTGTACACCTTGATTCATTAGAGTTTCCCAGATGGCTTTGTGTTTTAAGGAATCAAATAACCTCTTCAACCTGATTCTTGTCAGAGAAACGATACCATTACAATGGACACAATCAACCATCATACTCTTACATAAAAAAGGGGACAAGACACAAATCGAAAATTATAGACCTATTAGTCTACTGTCCAATTTTTATAAGGTATTtgcaaaaattattttaaatagaatTTCATTTGTCCTGGATGAACACCAGCCAAGAGAACAGGCTGGTTTTCGCAGCAACTTTTCGACTATAGACCACATACACGTTGTCAAGCAGTTACTTGAGAAATGTAAagaatacaataaaatttactACATAGGTTTCGTCGATTACAACAAAGCATTTGATTCATTtgagaatataaaatacatattgttaatacactaatacatacaaataaagtataatagacatacataagactacatagatatatatacacatatagatttaaataataaactatgccgttactgatgatagcaaagagataggtaatgatctttgacgtcaattttaaatttgttaagggattcagcacgatggatttgcgagggaagctcgttccataaacagatagcagagaccgtgaaggaattcttaaagtattttgtccgatgtgtaggtggcgctagaatgagttttcccgctgatcgtaaaactctatctggtctgtcatggcctagaaatttgaaattttcttttaaataacttggagtcattggattgaacaatacacagtacagaagagaaacaATGTGCAGATTCCGGCGAAAGCGAATGGGTAACCATTTGAGCTTTGAACGAAATTCGGAGACATGGTCATATTTGCGCAAGCCAAATATAAACCTAATAGCAAGGTTTTGAATTCGCTCAAGTTTATTAAGTTGGTCCTCGGTTAAATCAATGTAGCTTGCGTCTGCATAATCGAGAATAGAGAGCAGTAAAGATTGAGCTAACATAATCTTAGTAGGAATGGGAAGCAAAGAACGTAGGCGCCTGAGAGAACCCATGGCAGCAAAGGTCTTTCTACTGAGTTCCTTTAATTGATGAGATATACTATtataatacgaaagtgtgtttgtttgttagtttattggtttgtcattcaatcacgtcgcaacggagcaagggataggcgtaatttttgcatgggtatagtatagtcaaagacctggaaagtaacataggctactttttatcccggaaaaggatttaaaaaaacctgaatccacgcggacgaagtcgctggcatcatctaattGTACTAGcatatgcttgcgacttcgtccgcgtggactacacaaatttcagacccctatttcacccccttaggagttgaattttcaaaaatcctttcttagcggatgcctacgtcataatagctatctgcatgccaaatttcagcccgatccgaccagtaggttgagctgtgcgttgatagatcagtcactcagccagtcagtcagtcagtcaccttttccttttatatatttagataataagatagtataataatatgtacttactatGTACAACAAACCATCCACTCAATTCACAAGCTGCTACATTGAAAGCCAGTAGTTGTTTTACACCCACACAGCTTTTCCTGGGCCAAATCACAAACCTATAAGACATCTCATCATTTTCCAAATTCTCTTCAACAGGATCTCCTCTGGTAACAAAAATGTTATGAGCTATTGATTTGTCCAAGAAGAACTCtattaatttgaatatttcATCAATTTTGGGCGATTTTTTCGTTATTTCAAAACAGAATGCTGGTGCAGGGTAGTTCTCGAAACAATACAGAGGTCCCTTTACGTGTTTGCATTTctgtaaaaaattacaaatattaaaaaagtgcTAGTCAGAGTCGTCCATGAAGAGTTCCAtgccatcatacaagaaataacattttaattttgttttatagggttacgtacctcaaaaggaaaaacggaacctttataggatgttgtctatctgtcggtctgtcaagaaacctacagggtacttcccgttgacctagtatcatgaaatttggtaggtaggtaggggaaaaatctgataaccgtgaatttgtggttacatcacacaaaaataattaaattgtggtcataaacctaaaataattagtattttcaattttcgtagtttatcaagtggggtatcatatgaaatggcttcacctgtgcattctaaaacagatttttatttatttttatgcatcatagtttttgaattaccgcgaaatgtcgaaaaaataagactacagaataagaataagagtacggaaccctcattgcgcgagcctgagtcgcacttggccggtttattagATTTCATGTTGCTCCATTTATATTTGTAAGAGACTAAAGATAAAACGAAATCTTACCACTGTCTCTATTGGCAGAGTGTGCTTCTCTATAAACAAGTGATAATGTAAATGATTCACTGATGCTAGAGCACAGAGGCTGTTGAAGGCGATCCTTAGATcactgtaaaataataaaggttGGTTccagaatgaatgaatgaatgaatataatttatttattcgccTAACAGTAGattaaaattttttaaatttttctctccgtagaACCGAATTTCTctcttcgtacttcaaggaatattataaaaaaagaattagcgaaattggttcaggggttctcgagatttgcgatgaccaacacatttggtgattcatttttatattatagataaaacacttgagtcaacataacctcacttcacattgtttgtcaagatttcacgtacaaatacattcatcttgacaaacaaaaaaaagtggccacagtGATAAGgccaaaaaataatcattttgtcacattctaataagagcttaaatgcatttagctatctcgctttaacagtaagagtcacattagggctacttctacaggtatttattctgatgGTCTAAGATACATACAGCAGACAGAAAAAGtgtggaaaccagcccagagagaacAAGaagtggcctaagatgggatgcgtttacctagaagatactaaaataaattcttacttgCATACTTACCAGTCCTCGGCAAGTAACAACAAATCTATTACCATCTCTAAACTATGCTTAGTTACCACTTGCGGTAAGCATTTGTCTAGTGACGGACACAGGAGTGTGTGGTACCGTGATATTGGACTTACGTTCACTACAAATATGTGAGTATCATctgcaaataaagaaaaatgtttaattaggtgtcaatcagtacccttattataatcagtacccttattataaatgcgaaagtgtttgtt
This portion of the Maniola hyperantus chromosome 22, iAphHyp1.2, whole genome shotgun sequence genome encodes:
- the LOC117992888 gene encoding lipase 3-like gives rise to the protein MKLSIIVFTLIVLTQCSEGRYVDWFPQNIVNTLADKTSQVTNYVRSKGRSLKQFYVENVRNRITSYLGFNNHSETILTDNQERIKRKFKDYVDEAEAKDQKVFDVIAPEKLEYKCNDKDPSIQMTTPQLIALHGYVSESHTIVTEDGYILTVHRIPYSRNATSRVSPRKTVLLHHGLLGSSADWILAGPEKGLAYILSEAGYDVWLANVRGNTYSRAHMSLNADTFAFWNFTFHEVSQYDLPAVIDYIMDIKGWDVKINYVGHSMGTTILFAMLSTKTHYNKVLRAGFALAPVAFMTDIKSPIRLLAKYSDNLEYLLKILGANEFLPQNSVLRWLSKHACEINHYEEAICENSLFVLCGHDAQQFNRSLLPIILSHVPAGASTKTLVHYAQEIKNAGRFQQFDYGPEGNLRQYDTLAPPEYPLHKITLPIALFGAENDWLASDTDVTNLYVQLANPIDHYIVPLKEFNHVDFLWAIDARKLVFDKLLQLLEEGVSKSYFNNDISHNSLDD
- the LOC117992892 gene encoding GDP-D-glucose phosphorylase 1, whose amino-acid sequence is MKINGPKFTELIKTKWNDMHSNTSVFRYKIDNIQERIVDKKYLLQLNPNRITKRRTPEQIVDICQQFDKNKFNFTKISNEEILFEFKADNNDDTHIFVVNVSPISRYHTLLCPSLDKCLPQVVTKHSLEMVIDLLLLAEDCDLRIAFNSLCALASVNHLHYHLFIEKHTLPIETVKCKHVKGPLYCFENYPAPAFCFEITKKSPKIDEIFKLIEFFLDKSIAHNIFVTRGDPVEENLENDEMSYRFVIWPRKSCVGVKQLLAFNVAACELSGWFVVHSNEEFYTLQTEQLEKELRKWGVENFEELCEQVKLLY